The genomic stretch ACCGTTGTAACACCAGATGGGATGGCAGTGATTAAGGGTGCCAAAAATATGGAGAACGCCAAAGCGTTCATCGATTTTGCATCGGGACAAGATGTTCAGGCGCTGCTTCAGGACGAATTTTTCCGCAGATCGGTAAGAACGGATGCAGGAGCGATCTCAGGGTTGCCGGACATAGCCAGCATCAAAACGGTTGATTACGACTACGATTGGGTAACTGCGAACAAGACAGCCATCGGTGAACGATTCATGAAGGTTGTAATGGGTCAATGAAGGTAACGTTTGATCAGGTAACCAAATATTTTGGCCAAGCGGCTGCGGTTAGCGGAGCGGAATTCACCATTAATGATGGTGAGTTCTTCACTCTGTTAGGTCCTAGCGGATGCGGCAAAACAACGCTGCTTCGCATCATTGCCGGATTCTATCAGCAAGATCAAGGCGATCTCTACTTCGGCTCGAAATTAATGAATACGGTCCCTACTCATCAGAGGAATATCGGCATGGTGTTTCAGAACTATGCGATCTTCCCGCATATGTCGGTATTTGATAACGTGGCTTACGGTTTGAAAGCTCGCAAAATAAATAAAACACAGATCGAAAAGAGAGTTATGGAAGCTCTTGAGATGGTTGAGCTGCAGCATTTGCGGGATCGCTCGCCATCGGATATGAGCGGCGGACAACAGCAACGCATAGCATTAGCCAGAGCCGTTGTCATCGAGCCGGAGCTGCTGCTTATGGACGAGCCATTGTCCAACCTTGATGCGAAGCTGAGAGTTAAGATGAGAGCAGATATTAGAGCTTTGCAGAAGCAGCTGAATATTACGACCATCTATGTCACACATGATCAGGAAGAAGCACTGGCGGTATCAGATCGAATTGCGGTAATGAGCCGTGGTGTTATTCAACAGATTGGCTCTCCGCGGGATATCTATTTGAAGCCCGCGAATCAAACCGTAGCAAGCTTCATTGGTACATCGAATTTACTAGAGGGAGTTGTTAAGGAGCATGACCCCTCCACAGGAATAGCGATCGTTCAGTTGGGGAACCAGCTGATCCATATGAAGCTGGCACGAGCTTATGTTGGCAAGGCGTTGTTCTCCATTCGCCCTGAGAGAATACGATTGTTTGACATTATGGGAGGCAATCCAGGGCAGAAATTAAATGGCATTGTGAAGCAGGCGACGTTTCTAGGCGGGAAAATGCATTATGTTGTTGAATCCGAGCATGGACATCTGTTGGAAGTAGAGCAGCAAATGAGCGAGCTGTTTGAGCCTTTCGAGGAACACCAGCGGCTATTCGTGGATCTCCAACTGGAACA from Paenibacillus sp. FSL H8-0548 encodes the following:
- a CDS encoding ABC transporter ATP-binding protein encodes the protein MKVTFDQVTKYFGQAAAVSGAEFTINDGEFFTLLGPSGCGKTTLLRIIAGFYQQDQGDLYFGSKLMNTVPTHQRNIGMVFQNYAIFPHMSVFDNVAYGLKARKINKTQIEKRVMEALEMVELQHLRDRSPSDMSGGQQQRIALARAVVIEPELLLMDEPLSNLDAKLRVKMRADIRALQKQLNITTIYVTHDQEEALAVSDRIAVMSRGVIQQIGSPRDIYLKPANQTVASFIGTSNLLEGVVKEHDPSTGIAIVQLGNQLIHMKLARAYVGKALFSIRPERIRLFDIMGGNPGQKLNGIVKQATFLGGKMHYVVESEHGHLLEVEQQMSELFEPFEEHQRLFVDLQLEHAVLFDGKGEEVLNFA